From Scomber scombrus chromosome 13, fScoSco1.1, whole genome shotgun sequence, a single genomic window includes:
- the LOC133992921 gene encoding trace amine-associated receptor 13c-like translates to METPDAAELCFPQLLNNSCRKPMLSQSDALLAYILLSSISLITVTLNLLVIISISHFRQLHNPTNFLILSLAVSDFLVGLLLMPVEILLTETCWFLGDHMCALYYIVEFIITSSSVGNMVLISIDRYLAICDPLQYTTKVTLDRTKICVCLCWICSVLYNSLILNNFLTQPDGQNSCYGECVVILNYITGTVDFVFTFISPISVIVILYMRVFVVAVSQARTMRSHIATVTVQRSVKVTPKKSEMKAARTLGIVVVVFVICICPYYSPILIGEDIEDSSSSSPIALWLFYFNSCLNPMIYAFFYPWFRKSIKLIVTLQILKPGSRDAKIL, encoded by the exons atgGAGACCCCAGACGCAGCTGAACTCTGCTTTCCACAACTCCTTAACAATTCCTGCAGGAAACCCATGCTGTCTCAGTCTGATGCCTTGCTTGCTTATATCCTGCTGTCATCCATCTCTCTGATCACTGTGACTCTCAACCTGCTGGTCATCATCTCCATCTCCCACTTCAG GCAGCTACACAACCCTACCAacttcctcatcctctctctggcTGTCTCAGACTTTCTTGTTGGCCTACTGCTGATGCCGGTTGAAATCCTTCTTACAGAGACCTGCTGGTTCCTGGGTGACCACATGTGTGCTCTGTATTATATCGTAGAGTTTATCATTACGTCCTCATCAGTTGGAAATATGGTTCTCATATCGATTGATCGTTATTTGGCTATCTGTGACCCTCTACAGTACACCACCAAAGTTACTCTGGATAgaacaaaaatatgtgtttgtctgtgttggaTCTGCTCTGTTCTCTATAACAGTCTGATTTTAAATAACTTTCTGACACAACCTGATGGACAGAACTCTTGCTATGGAGAGTGTGTAGTTATCCTCAACTATATCACAGGAACTGTTGACTTTGTCTTCACCTTTATAAGTCCAATTAGTGTCATTGTAATTCTCTATATGAGGGTATTTGTGGTTGCTGTGTCTCAGGCTCGTACTATGAGGTCTCATATTGCAACTGTCACAGTGCAGCGTTCAGTGAAAGTAACTCCTAAAAAATCTGAGATGAAAGCAGCCAGGACTCTTGGTATTGTAGTTGTTGTATTTGTAATATGTATCTGTCCATATTACTCTCCAATCCTTATAGGAGAGGATATTGAAGACAGTAGCTCATCCTCACCTATTGCACtctggttgttttattttaactccTGTCTGAACCCTATGATCTATGCCTTTTTCTATCCATGGTTCAGAAAATCTATTAAACTCATTGTAACACTTCAGATACTGAAGCCTGGCTCCCGTGACGCTAAAATATTGTAA
- the LOC133992995 gene encoding trace amine-associated receptor 13c-like, with product MMGTLNGTELCFPQLLNTSCRRPEPPHSESVLIYILLSFISLLTVTLNLLVIISISHFKLLHTPTNLLLLSLAVSDFFVGLLMLFQIVLNGCWLLGDLICTLCYVLNYTITSASVGNMVLISVDRYVAICDPLHYPKKVSVREVTICVCLCWVCSLLYNGLIMQDNLKQPGRYSSCTGECVVIINYIAGIADIILTFFGPVTVIVVLYMRVFMVAVSQARAMRCHVVAVTLQHSKTVTAKKSEIKAAKTLGVVIVVFLICLCPYCSSLAGQNTLIGFTSVSLETWMFYFNSCLNPVIYAFCYPWFQKCVKFIVTLQILHPDSHDANIL from the exons atgATGGGGACACTGAATGGAACTGAACTCTGCTTTCCACAACTACTCAACACCTCCTGCAGAAGACCAGAACCTCCTCACTCCGAGTCTGTGCTCATTTACATTCTGCTgtccttcatctctctgctcactGTGACTCTCAACTTGCTGGTCATCATCTCCATCTCCCACTTCAA GCTGCTTCACACCCCCACcaacctccttctcctctctctggctGTCTCAGATTTCTTCGTGGGTCTCCTCATGTTGTTTCAAATTGTCCTCAATGGCTGCTGGCTTCTGGGTGACCTCATATGTACTTTGTGTTATGTTTTGAACTACACTATTACTTCTGCCTCAGTAGGAAACATGGTTCTCATATCAGTCGACCGCTATGTGGCCATTTGTGACCCTCTGCATTACCCCAAGAAAGTAAGTGTTAGAGAAGTTACAATCTGTGTTTGCCTTTGTTGGGTCTGTTCTCTTCTTTACAACGGTCTCATTATGCAGGACAACTTGAAACAACCAGGCAGGTATAGTTCCTGCACTGGAGAGTGTGTAGTCATCATTAACTACATTGCAGGAATTGCTGACATTATTTTGACTTTCTTTGGTCCTGTCACTGTCATTGTAGTTCTGTATATGAGAGTATTTATGGTAGCTGTGTCTCAGGCCCGTGCCATGCGATGTCATGTTGTAGCTGTCACACTCCAGCATTCAAAGACTGTAACTGCTAAAAAATCTGAGATAAAAGCAGCCAAGACTCTTGGTGTTGTTATAGTTGTGTTTCTGATATGCCTTTGTCCATACTGTTCATCTCTTGCAGGTCAGAACACCTTGATTGGTTTTACATCTGTGTCCTTAGAGACTTGGATGTTCTATTTCAACTCCTGTCTAAACCCTGTGATCTATGCATTTTGCTACCCCTGGtttcaaaaatgtgtcaaattcaTTGTTACACTTCAGATACTGCACCCTGACTCCCATGATGCCAACATACTGTAA
- the LOC133992965 gene encoding trace amine-associated receptor 13c-like, whose amino-acid sequence MMGTLNGTELCFPQLLNTSCRRPGPPHSESVLIYILLSFISLLTVTLNLLVIISISHFKLLHTPTNLLLLSLAVSDFFVGLLMLFQIVLSGCWLLGDLICTLYYVLDYTITSASVGNMVLISVDRYVAICDPLHYPKKVSVREVTICVCLCWVCSLLYNGLIMQDNLKQPGRYSSCTGECVVIINYIAGIADLILTFFGPVTVIVVLYMRVFMVAVSQARAMRCHVVAVTLQHSKTVTAKKSEIKAAKTLGVVIVVFLICLCPYCSSLAGQNTLIGFTSVSLETWMFYFNSCLNPVIYAFCYPWFQKCVKFIVTLQILHPDSHDANIL is encoded by the exons atgATGGGGACACTGAATGGAACTGAACTCTGCTTTCCACAACTACTCAACACCTCCTGCAGAAGACCAGGACCTCCTCACTCCGAGTCTGTGCTCATTTACATTCTGCTgtccttcatctctctgctcactGTGACTCTCAACTTGCTGGTCATCATCTCCATCTCCCACTTCAA GCTGCTCCACACCCCCACcaacctccttctcctctccctgGCTGTCTCAGATTTCTTCGTGGGTCTCCTCATGTTGTTTCAAATTGTCCTCAGTGGCTGCTGGCTTCTGGGTGACCTCATATGTACTTTGTATTATGTTTTGGACTACACTATTACTTCTGCCTCAGTAGGAAACATGGTTCTCATATCAGTCGACCGCTATGTGGCCATTTGTGACCCTCTGCATTACCCCAAGAAAGTAAGTGTTAGAGAAGTTACAATCTGTGTTTGCCTTTGTTGGGTCTGTTCTCTTCTTTACAACGGTCTCATTATGCAGGACAACTTGAAACAACCAGGCAGGTATAGTTCCTGCACTGGAGAGTGTGTAGTCATCATTAACTACATTGCAGGAATTGCTGACCTTATTTTGACTTTCTTTGGTCCTGTCACTGTCATTGTAGTTCTGTATATGAGAGTATTTATGGTAGCTGTGTCTCAGGCCCGTGCCATGCGATGTCATGTTGTAGCTGTCACACTCCAGCATTCAAAGACTGTAACTGCTAAAAAATCTGAGATAAAAGCAGCCAAGACTCTTGGTGTTGTTATAGTTGTGTTTCTGATATGCCTTTGTCCATACTGTTCATCTCTTGCAGGTCAGAACACCTTGATTGGTTTTACATCTGTGTCCTTAGAGACTTGGATGTTCTATTTCAACTCCTGTCTAAACCCTGTGATCTATGCATTTTGCTACCCCTGGtttcaaaaatgtgtcaaattcaTTGTTACACTTCAGATACTGCACCCTGACTCCCATGATGCCAACATACTGTAA